The segment TCGCAATTAAAGGCTGACTAAATCCCGCAACCATCATTCCGTAAACATCGTGCCGGCCTTGACTATCCAGCGCATGATATTCCGGATGAAAAGCCATCACCGTAAAATGCAAAATGTGATAAACGATAAATGCCAAAAGAACGATCCCCGATAAGGCCATCGTGCGAGAGGCTATTGAGGCCGAAAGAGGGTCTCTTACTGAATACCGAGAACCTGCGGCAGCACGGTTGATGCGGATCAGGGCAATGGCAGCACTGACGTGCAATACAGCAGCCGCTAGTAAAGCCAGCCTAAAGCCCCACAGCAGGGCTGCGTTCGACTTTAGAAGCCGCGCGTATTCATTAATCGCATCACGGCCTAGGAAAATCTGCAAATTCCCCAACATATGGGCGATGACAAAGCCCACGAGAAAGAGGCCAGATAATGCCATGATCCATTTTAAGGTGACGGTGTTGAGCCAGCGGTTGAACGGCATAGGCGACGTTAAAAACTTATAGTTTGCCCATCGAGGTTGCAAAGCCTGCTGAGGAAGTTGCGGTGGATATTAAACCAGTAAATCAGGCTATAAGCTCGGCTTATAGGCTAGCTGCCCTCTCATTCGGAAACATTCAACACGGAGTTTAGGGTAAAGGCGCTGAGTTTTTTTGGAGATGTCATGGACAAAGAAAGCGAAGAGAAGGTGCTCATCGTTAGAAGGAGTAAAGCGCGGGCGGGCGGCGTTTTGTGCTGATGGCCGAAAAGGACGACTGGCGAGACGCGAAGGAAGGCGGCAGGGCACCGTGTTTCCTGCTGCGGCTTGAAGTGTGGAATGCGGAGGCAGGCGATGGTGCAACCTCGCTTTTTGGGGATAACCCAAGCTGTGAGGCGCTGGTGCTTCTCACCGCAGTCCAAAGTTTTGCCGTAGTCCATATTTTGGAGTGCGACGCAAAACGAATGTGCTGCGCTGCTATGAGATAAAGCGGGAGCGCGCTTGCGCTTGTTCCTGCTGTCCGTAGCGGCGGGGCGTTGTCGCTTCGCGCTGCACTTCAAAAATGGTTAGTTTTCTACTGATGGGATGCGGTCGAGGAGATCTTCGACGGCTTTTTGAACTGGTTTGTTTTCGTAGAGCATGGCGTAGATTTCGTTGGCGATGGGTTTTTCGCAGTTGGTTAGACGGGGATCGTTGTAGATGGCGCGGGCTGTGGTAACTCCTTCTGCGACGCCGCCCAAGGATTGCAGGATTTCAGGGAGGGGTTTTCCTTGGACGAGGAGTTCACCGACGCGAGCGTTGCGGCTGTGGCGGCTGGTGGCCGTGAGGAAGAGGTCACCGATGCCGCTGAGGCCTCGGAAGGTGTCGAGTTGTCCACCTAGGATGAGGCCGATGCGGGTCATTTCAGCAGAGCTACGGGTGAGTAGGGCGGCGAGGGCGTTTTCTCCGAGGCCGAGTCCGCGGCAGACACCGCCTGCTATGGCGTAAATGTTTTTGAGAGCGCCGCCGAGCTCGACGCCGATGATGTCGGGGCAACGATAGATGCGAAAGAGCGGTTGATGGAGAAGTGTCTGCCAGAATATTGCAGTAGGGGTGTCTTCTGCGGCTAAGGTGGAGGCGGCTGGTAGTCCTTGGGTAATTTCGTGGGCGAGGTTGGGACCGCTGAGGACGGCAAGGGGGAGGCTATCGGGCCATGTTTCTCGGATGATTTGGGTGACGCGTTTTCCGGTGCCTATTTCAATGCCTTTGCTGAGGGAGCAAATCGGGGTGTGCGGTGGGGGGAGTTGATTGATTGTGTGGCGTATGTGTTGGACGGGGATTGCGATCATGAGCCCGTCTTGGTCTGGCCAGGGAGAGAGGTCGTCGTGGTGGCGGAGGTGGACGGTGTGTCCGTTATTTTGGAGTAGGCGTGAGAGGGTGCGTCCCCAAGCTCCAGCACCGAGGACGGTGATGGTTTTTTTCACGATGGTTTTTCGGGGCCAGAGGTGAGTGGTTTTTCCTCGCCTGCCCAGAGTCGGGAAATGTTGCTTTTGTGGCGCAGTAGACCGAGGCTGCCTGCAACAAGGCTGAAAAAGAGTAAGATGGGTTCGTTTCGATAGGTGAAAAAAGTGGAAAGTGGCAGGGCTATGCAGGCGAGGATAGAGCCTACTGAGACGATTCGTGTGATTGCAAAGCCGATGAGCCAGCAGCTGAATGCTGCGAGGAAACTCCATGGCATGAGGGCGACTAGGATGCCTGCTGAAGTCGCTATGCCTTTTCCACCTTTGAAGTCGAGCCAGATTGGGTGGTTGTGGCCGAGGATTAGAGCTATGGCGGCGATGACTGCTAGGGTGTGGTCGTTTATTTCGGCTTCGCGGTTCCAAAAGGTGAGTAGGAGAAGGATGGGGAGGTAACCTTTGAGAAAATCTAGGATGAAAACGAGGATGCCCCATTTTTTGCCCATGACGCGCCAGACGTTGGTGGCTCCGATGTTTTTGCTGCCGTGGAGGCGGATGTCTATTTTCCAGAGTTTGGCGATGAGGAAGCCGAAGGGGATCGAGCCGATGAGGTAGGCTCCGATGAAAATGAAGCTGGTGAAGAAGAGGAGGAACGGGTTTTGAAGGGGGCCTTCCATGTATGGGAGAGTTTATTTTTTATCTTGTTTTCGCCAATCATTTTATTTGTAGGATGGGTGTAGTCGTGAGGGAAGAGGGTTAATGAAAGAGACGGATTTGTTTGTAGGGTGGGAGGAGGATGATGAGAGGCCGCGGATGGGCGAGCGGGGAGGGATGGGGCGGATTGCTCGTGTGGTGCCTGAATCGCACGTGGATGGGGTTTTTGATTACCTTGTGCCGGAGCGGTGGCGGGGCGAGCTTACGATTGGGGCGAAAGTGCGTGTGAGTCTTGGACGACGGATGGTGTGTGGGTATATTGTGGATTGGGCGGAGGAAGGTGCTTGTGGAAGACGCGAAGGATTAAAGGAGATTTCTGGGATAGCGGATTCTGTTTATCATCTGCCGGCAGTGCTGGTGGAGATGGCTCAGTGGATTGCGGAATATTACTGTGCACCATTGGGAGCGGTGATGCGGTGTGTATTGCCTCAGGTTGTGGCGAACGAGAGAGGGCCGTTGTTGCGGTTGCGCGTGGAACTGGTGCGGTGCTGGGATGCGGAGGCAGTGGAAAGAGAGGGGGCTTTACGTTCACCTCAGCAGCGGGCTGCACTCTCATTTTTGAAGGAGCGCGGTGGGGCGGCTTGGATCCATGAGGCTATCGAGCAGAGCGGCGTGCGAAGAGAGGTGTGGCGGAGATTGGAAAAGAAAGGTTGGGTACGAATTTTTGCTGCTGCCAAGGGGCGAGAGACGTGGGGGCAGGTCGAGGGGATTCGAGGTGATGGCGTCGAGCTGAATGCAGAGCAACGAGCTGCGTTGCAGGCTGTGTTTGCGGAGGGGAAGCCTGTGCTTTTATGGGGCGTGACGGGGAGCGGAAAGACGGAGGTGTATTGCGAGGCGATTCGGAGGGTGCTCGAGGCGGGACAAAGCGCGTTAGTGCTTGTGCCTGAGGTGGGATTGACGCCGCAGATCATGGCTAGATTTCAGCAGCGGCTTTGGGAGTGGCGTGAGAGTCTGGCCGTGTGGCATAGTTATATGAGCGATGGGGAACGGTATGATGCTTGGTTGCGCATCAAGCGCGGGATAGCGAGGATAGTGGTCGGTGCGCGATCTGCGATTTTTGCGCCGATGAAAGATTTGGGGTTGATTGTGGTAGATGAGGAGCATGAGCAGAGCTACAAAAACGAGGAGTGTCCGAATTATCATGCAAGGGATTTAGCTGTGTGGAGGGGAAAGCGGGAGAGAGCAAGGGTGGTCTTGGGATCGGCTACCCCATCGCTCGAGTCTTGGTATAACGCACAGCGAGGAAAATATCGTCTTGTTGAGTTAAAGAAGCGCTTCGGCGGCCAGGCGTTGCCTGTAGTGCATGTATTGGATCAAAGAAGGACTAAGGGGGCTTTGATTCATCCGATGCTGAAAACTGCTGTGGAGGAGACTATAAAACGCGGGGAGCAGGTGATATTGTTGTTGAATCGTCGCGGGTATGCGCCGGTTTTACAGTGTGAAGATTGTGGAGAGGTAGTGATGTGCCCGCACTGCAGTGTGGCCTTGAACTATCATCGAGCGAGGGAAAAACTGGTGTGTCATTTGTGCGATCATCAGGAGGAGCGGCCTCCTGCATGCAGAGCTTGTGGAAGCGTGAAGTTGCGACTTGCTGGGGCTGGGACGCAGCGGTTGGAAGAGGCGATTGGGAATCTGTTTCCTGCGGCGAGAATTCGACGTGTGGATGCTGATAGCATGCGTCGTAAAGGAGCATTTCAGCATGCCTTAAGAGCTATGGAGGGCGGTGAGGTAGACATTTTATTGGGAACGCAAATGATTGCAAAGGGGTTGCATTTTCCCCAGGTATCCTGCGTCGGGGTAATACACGCGGACCAAGCGCTTCACATGCCGGATTTCCGAGCCGCTGAGCGTGTGTTTCAATTGATCACACAAGTGGCAGGACGAAGTGGCCGAAGTGATCGCTTAGGGGAAGTCTATGTGCAAACTAACACTCCGTATCATTCTGCGATTCAGTTGGCACGGCATCATGACTATAGGGGATTTGTGGAGGAGGAGCTAGAATTCCGACGTGCATTGAATTATCCGCCGTGGACGAGAGCGGTGTTGATAACATTTAGTGGCCCTGTCGAAGAGAAGACGCGATGGGTTGCAGAGCAGATTAATTTGAGGTTGAGGGAAAGGCTAGTGAAATGCGCCGTTGTGCCAGAGGCTCCTAGCCCAGCTCCAATTCACAAGGTGAAGGATCGATATAGGTATCATATTTTTATCAAGACTCAGCAAGTTAGGCAGACCGCTAGGGAGTTGCGCGATGTGCTGTCGGGTCAGACTTGGCCTGACGGTATACGATGCACTGTGGATGTCGATCCGTATGATTTGTTGTGAATGGAGGCCTACGGTATGTTGGAGATGGCGGAGCCTTTGTCTTCCCCTGCAATGCTGGAACGCATTTGTGTATCGGCTTGGATATTCTTTATGCGATAGTAGTCCATAAGGCCGAGATTGCCTTTTCGGAAGGCTTCTGCGATGGCTAGGGGGACCTGAGCTTCTGCTTCGACTACCTTGGCACGCATTTCTTGGACGCGGGCTTTCATTTCTTGCTCGAGCGCTACGGCTGCTGCACGGCGAACTTCAGCTTTAGCTTGAGCCACGCGCTTGTCGGCTTCAGCTTGCTCGGCTTGGAGCTTAGCACCGACGTTATCTCCGACGTCAACATCGGCTATGTCTATTGAAAGGATTTCGAAAGCTGTGCCAGCGTCGAGACCTTTTGCGAGAACTGTTTTAGAGATGCGGTCGGGGTTCTCTAGCACTTCCTTGTAGCTATCGGCAGAACCGATGGTGCTGACGATGCCTTCTCCGACTCGCGCGATGATAGTTTCCTCTGTGGCACCGCCGACGAAACGGTCGAGATTGGTACGGACGGTCACGCGGGCTTTGGCTCGGACTCCGATGCCGTCTTTGGCCACGCCATCAATGCTGGTTTTCCCAGATGCGGGGTTGGGACAGTCTATGACTTTGGGGTTGACTGATGTGCGGACGGCTTCGAATACAGTCTTACCTGAGCCTATGGTGGCTAGGTCAATCGCGCAGCAACGATTAAACGTGAGAGGAATCCCGGCTTTATCAGCTGCGATCATCGCGCGGACGACCGCTTCAACATTGCCGCCGGCGAGGAAATGCGTTTCGAGTTGAGCTGCGCTGATGTCAAGACCCGATCGAACTGCAGTAATGCGATTGTTTACGATTAAAGCTGGCGGAATCCCGCGCAACCGCATGAAGACTATCTCGTGGAGCCCTACGGGGGCCCCTGAAATGATGGAGCGGATCCAAATGTTGGCGAAGTTAAAGAGGATAATAATGAAAATCAGCCCAATCAGGGCTAAACCGCCAAAGAGGATGAGTTCGACTACTTGCATAGCTTAGAAATGATGGGGGGAAGATAGCTAGCCACAAGCGAAAATCAAATCTTAGTGACGATAAGCTTCGTCCCTTCCACCGCGACTACTCGTACGGAGGATCCTTTTTCAATAAAGTCCCCTTGGGTGATCACATCCTTACGTTGCCCGTCGAATACTGCAACTCCTGCGGGACGCAGCGGGGTGATTGCTTGGCCAGTCATGCCAAGAAGCGAGGGTTGTTTTTCTCCCATGCCCTTTATTTTTTCTGAAGCACCTTGATCGTAGCCCGCTCCGCTGAATGTGGCACGTTCTAGATTTTGAAATAATATACGTTTCGGAAAGTATCGCGCAATCAGTAGCACTGCCAGCGTCGTCAACCCAAACGCTTGAAAAAGCGTGTAAAAAGGCAATCGCAAATTCTGCACTGTCGGCCAGCTTATTCCCTCAAGACTCGGATATAAATCTGCCATAGAGTAAATAACGGCACCGACCACTAAGACAATTCCGACTAGCCCTGGTAATATGAGTCCGGGGAAAACTAAAAACTCGAGCAAAATCAATGCGACCCCCAGGAAAAATAACACAAGTGGCTCATATCCACTCAAGCCCGCAACCATGTGGCCAAAGAAAAAGATAACTGCACAAATCACAGCAAGTGTTCCAAAAATCCCAAACCCTGGAGTTTTAAACTCAATATACCCTAGGATAAACGCCAGACTGAGCAGCACTGGCGCCATCATCGTGACTAGGCGACCGAGTTGTTCAAACCCGGTGGGCTTAAATGTAACAACCCGATACCCTTCCAAGCTCAAATCTTTCGCCACTTTAGCTATCATTGCATCAAGATTTTCCACCACTCCGCTTGCAAGTAAGGGTCTCCCTCCTACGACTTCGCAAGCTTCAGTAGCAGTCAAGGTCAGGACTTTGCCTTTAGGCACTATTTCTTTGCCATCGATAATAAGCCCTTGATCCCGATCGACCATCGCATCAAAAACCTCTGGGCGGTGGCCGTTCTTTTCAGCAATGGCACGAACCTGTGCCCTCACAGCTGAGCTGATTTTTTCTTCATAGCTCTTTGGAAGCCCTTCAGCATTGCCTCCAGGACTGATCATCACTGGTGTAGCGGCTCCGATGACTGCTGTCGGGCTCATGTAGATGTTGGGCGTCGCCGCGGCTATAAATGCTCCGGCAGAAAATGCCTTCGAGTCCACATACGTATATAATCGCTCCCTCGGTGCAAATCGCTCCAACACTTTGATAATTTCTTCAAGGGAATCAAGACGTCCTCCGTTGGTTTCCATGTGGATAATCAACGCGACAGCTCTGTTTTCCATGGCTTCTTTTACACCGCGACGCACTTTATAGACCATGGTCTGTTCGATATCGTCGCGTATGGGTAAAACGTATAAGACCGCTTCTTTCGCAGGGTTTTGGGTTCCCTCTGCGGGAGCCGCCCAAATCCATTCGTTTAGTAACAGTAGGAATAGCCCGGCCGAAAATAACAGACGAGGCAAACACAAGCACTTCATATTTTTAATTTTTCCTTGCCAAAAACTTATTCATCCTGCCACAACTTTCTTAGGTCACAATTCGCAAAAACCCAATCATTAGTCACGCACACGATGATCCACACCCACATGGGCAGTGAGGGGTTTGAACCCCCGACCCCCTCGGTGTAAACGAGGTGCTCTACCGCTGAGCTAACTGCCCCAATGCCGCAAAACTATCCACCTCACGCCAAAAAACAACAAGCTTTTTTCCTCTTGCCCCATCAAATTCCCCGCAAAATTAAGTTGGAGTCTTGGCAGAGTTATCCTAAGTTCATCAAAAAACCAGTATTTCTTCTTTGGGAATTTTGCCCAGAATGAGCTCAGCATCCAAACCCCCATCCAGCGGTGTCTTAAATGAAAGTTGGCGCTACAACATAGCCGAATACGCCATCCGCATTACGCTACCCACCCTCACTCTCGTTGGGTTGTGCTTTTGGTGGACACCTTGGCCTTCAGCCGAAATCCGACAGATTTTAGCACTCCTGCTGAGTCTCGGCATGACAGCTCCAATCATTCTAGCAGCTTTCTGGCTACACACTTATACGTGGATACGCGACTTGATACCGCTGCTATCGCTATCCGTTGGTTTGTTTTCCCTAAAAATTCCCATATCCCTTGCCGAACATCTTTGGATTGGGATTGCGGCAATCTGGTTAATCTTGGAAAATATATTACACCGATACGCTCAACAGTCTCATGCTCCAATCCGCACGCTACTGGCCAATCTCGCTACCCAAGGCCTGCGTATCCTCACTGTTTTTGCCCTTTATACTGCCATCCTCCCTTCTGAGACACTTCACTTTTCCTCACTTCATTCTTCTCTTGACTCTATACAAGTCGAAACTGGCTCTCTATTTCTCATCGCTGCATTATTCACGATCATGCTAAGTCTCATCCTACATCAGACGCTCGTTGCCTACCGTGCCGCACGCCTAAAAAGCATCGGACAGACATTGGAAAATCTTACCTCATGGAGCTTGGATACCCACATCATACGCTCTGCAATCAAACAATCCGATGATTTACCCCACACTATGCAGCCCACCACGAAAACAATCATGATGGGAGACATCCGTGGATTCACATCCTTCTGCGAACGCACACCCACGGAGACAGTCGTCTCGATATTGGAAAAAAGTTACACCATCATCGAAGATACCGTAGCCGAATTCGGCGGTGCTAAGTGTGAATTCATCGCCGACGCCTTCTTAACCTCTTTTACTAAGCCCAGCGCCGCGATAGACTGCGCTCTAGAACTCTCTCGAAAAATCCACACCGTCCTCGCCCCATATCAACTCGGAATGGGCATCGGCATCACCCATGGACCTGTCCTCGAGGGCATAGTCGGAGGCCAAAACTCTAAAAAATACACCCTCATAGGACATACCGTGAATGCTGCAGCTAGAATTCAAGGTGAAGCTGAAGCCGGCGAGATCCTCGCTACAGAAGAGGTAATCCGAACTGCCAAATCTACCCAACTTTTTCAACCCCTCGGCGAACTTCAGCTCAAAGGAATCACCCATCCACTAAAAGTCTACTCAGCGCGTATTTACACTGCATCTCAATCCAGCTAGACTGAATATGAACTCAGACACCTGGGAATTCTCCTTCGAAAATG is part of the Candidatus Methylacidiphilales bacterium genome and harbors:
- a CDS encoding succinate dehydrogenase cytochrome b subunit, which produces MPFNRWLNTVTLKWIMALSGLFLVGFVIAHMLGNLQIFLGRDAINEYARLLKSNAALLWGFRLALLAAAVLHVSAAIALIRINRAAAGSRYSVRDPLSASIASRTMALSGIVLLAFIVYHILHFTVMAFHPEYHALDSQGRHDVYGMMVAGFSQPLIASFYILSMALLALHLSHGIGSIFRTVGFASKRIFIIGSAIGYMVAAVLFLGFVSVPVSVWIGWVK
- a CDS encoding NAD(P)-dependent glycerol-3-phosphate dehydrogenase, which codes for MKKTITVLGAGAWGRTLSRLLQNNGHTVHLRHHDDLSPWPDQDGLMIAIPVQHIRHTINQLPPPHTPICSLSKGIEIGTGKRVTQIIRETWPDSLPLAVLSGPNLAHEITQGLPAASTLAAEDTPTAIFWQTLLHQPLFRIYRCPDIIGVELGGALKNIYAIAGGVCRGLGLGENALAALLTRSSAEMTRIGLILGGQLDTFRGLSGIGDLFLTATSRHSRNARVGELLVQGKPLPEILQSLGGVAEGVTTARAIYNDPRLTNCEKPIANEIYAMLYENKPVQKAVEDLLDRIPSVEN
- the plsY gene encoding glycerol-3-phosphate 1-O-acyltransferase PlsY; this translates as MEGPLQNPFLLFFTSFIFIGAYLIGSIPFGFLIAKLWKIDIRLHGSKNIGATNVWRVMGKKWGILVFILDFLKGYLPILLLLTFWNREAEINDHTLAVIAAIALILGHNHPIWLDFKGGKGIATSAGILVALMPWSFLAAFSCWLIGFAITRIVSVGSILACIALPLSTFFTYRNEPILLFFSLVAGSLGLLRHKSNISRLWAGEEKPLTSGPEKPS
- the priA gene encoding primosomal protein N', translating into MKETDLFVGWEEDDERPRMGERGGMGRIARVVPESHVDGVFDYLVPERWRGELTIGAKVRVSLGRRMVCGYIVDWAEEGACGRREGLKEISGIADSVYHLPAVLVEMAQWIAEYYCAPLGAVMRCVLPQVVANERGPLLRLRVELVRCWDAEAVEREGALRSPQQRAALSFLKERGGAAWIHEAIEQSGVRREVWRRLEKKGWVRIFAAAKGRETWGQVEGIRGDGVELNAEQRAALQAVFAEGKPVLLWGVTGSGKTEVYCEAIRRVLEAGQSALVLVPEVGLTPQIMARFQQRLWEWRESLAVWHSYMSDGERYDAWLRIKRGIARIVVGARSAIFAPMKDLGLIVVDEEHEQSYKNEECPNYHARDLAVWRGKRERARVVLGSATPSLESWYNAQRGKYRLVELKKRFGGQALPVVHVLDQRRTKGALIHPMLKTAVEETIKRGEQVILLLNRRGYAPVLQCEDCGEVVMCPHCSVALNYHRAREKLVCHLCDHQEERPPACRACGSVKLRLAGAGTQRLEEAIGNLFPAARIRRVDADSMRRKGAFQHALRAMEGGEVDILLGTQMIAKGLHFPQVSCVGVIHADQALHMPDFRAAERVFQLITQVAGRSGRSDRLGEVYVQTNTPYHSAIQLARHHDYRGFVEEELEFRRALNYPPWTRAVLITFSGPVEEKTRWVAEQINLRLRERLVKCAVVPEAPSPAPIHKVKDRYRYHIFIKTQQVRQTARELRDVLSGQTWPDGIRCTVDVDPYDLL
- a CDS encoding serine protease, with translation MKCLCLPRLLFSAGLFLLLLNEWIWAAPAEGTQNPAKEAVLYVLPIRDDIEQTMVYKVRRGVKEAMENRAVALIIHMETNGGRLDSLEEIIKVLERFAPRERLYTYVDSKAFSAGAFIAAATPNIYMSPTAVIGAATPVMISPGGNAEGLPKSYEEKISSAVRAQVRAIAEKNGHRPEVFDAMVDRDQGLIIDGKEIVPKGKVLTLTATEACEVVGGRPLLASGVVENLDAMIAKVAKDLSLEGYRVVTFKPTGFEQLGRLVTMMAPVLLSLAFILGYIEFKTPGFGIFGTLAVICAVIFFFGHMVAGLSGYEPLVLFFLGVALILLEFLVFPGLILPGLVGIVLVVGAVIYSMADLYPSLEGISWPTVQNLRLPFYTLFQAFGLTTLAVLLIARYFPKRILFQNLERATFSGAGYDQGASEKIKGMGEKQPSLLGMTGQAITPLRPAGVAVFDGQRKDVITQGDFIEKGSSVRVVAVEGTKLIVTKI
- a CDS encoding adenylate/guanylate cyclase domain-containing protein, whose translation is MSSASKPPSSGVLNESWRYNIAEYAIRITLPTLTLVGLCFWWTPWPSAEIRQILALLLSLGMTAPIILAAFWLHTYTWIRDLIPLLSLSVGLFSLKIPISLAEHLWIGIAAIWLILENILHRYAQQSHAPIRTLLANLATQGLRILTVFALYTAILPSETLHFSSLHSSLDSIQVETGSLFLIAALFTIMLSLILHQTLVAYRAARLKSIGQTLENLTSWSLDTHIIRSAIKQSDDLPHTMQPTTKTIMMGDIRGFTSFCERTPTETVVSILEKSYTIIEDTVAEFGGAKCEFIADAFLTSFTKPSAAIDCALELSRKIHTVLAPYQLGMGIGITHGPVLEGIVGGQNSKKYTLIGHTVNAAARIQGEAEAGEILATEEVIRTAKSTQLFQPLGELQLKGITHPLKVYSARIYTASQSS